A region of Homo sapiens chromosome 17, GRCh38.p14 Primary Assembly DNA encodes the following proteins:
- the BRCA1 gene encoding breast cancer type 1 susceptibility protein isoform 78 (isoform 78 is encoded by transcript variant 226), whose translation MGYRNRAKRLLQSEPENPSLQETSLSVQLSNLGTVRTLRTKQRIQPQKTSVYIELGSDSSEDTVNKATYCSVGDQELLQITPQGTRDEISLDSAKKAACEFSETDVTNTEHHQPSNNDLNTTEKRAAERHPEKYQGSSVSNLHVEPCGTNTHASSLQHENSSLLLTKDRMNVEKAEFCNKSKQPGLARSQHNRWAGSKETCNDRRTPSTEKKVDLNADPLCERKEWNKQKLPCSENPRDTEDVPWITLNSSIQKVNEWFSRSDELLGSDDSHDGESESNAKVADVLDVLNEVDEYSGSSEKIDLLASDPHEALICKSERVHSKSVESNIEDKIFGKTYRKKASLPNLSHVTENLIIGAFVTEPQIIQERPLTNKLKRKRRPTSGLHPEDFIKKADLAVQKTPEMINQGTNQTEQNGQVMNITNSGHENKTKGDSIQNEKNPNPIESLEKESAFKTKAEPISSSISNMELELNIHNSKAPKKNRLRRKSSTRHIHALELVVSRNLSPPNCTELQIDSCSSSEEIKKKKYNQMPVRHSRNLQLMEGKEPATGAKKSNKPNEQTSKRHDSDTFPELKLTNAPGSFTKCSNTSELKEFVNPSLPREEKEEKLETVKVSNNAEDPKDLMLSGERVLQTERSVESSSISLVPGTDYGTQESISLLEVSTLGKAKTEPNKCVSQCAAFENPKGLIHGCSKDNRNDTEGFKYPLGHEVNHSRETSIEMEESELDAQYLQNTFKVSKRQSFAPFSNPGNAEEECATFSAHSGSLKKQSPKVTFECEQKEENQGKNESNIKPVQTVNITAGFPVVGQKDKPVDNAKCSIKGGSRFCLSSQFRGNETGLITPNKHGLLQNPYRIPPLFPIKSFVKTKCKKNLLEENFEEHSMSPEREMGNENIPSTVSTISRNNIRENVFKEASSSNINEVGSSTNEVGSSINEIGSSDENIQAELGRNRGPKLNAMLRLGVLQPEVYKQSLPGSNCKHPEIKKQEYEEVVQTVNTDFSPYLISDNLEQPMGSSHASQVCSETPDDLLDDGEIKEDTSFAENDIKESSAVFSKSVQKGELSRSPSPFTHTHLAQGYRRGAKKLESSEENLSSEDEELPCFQHLLFGKVNNIPSQSTRHSTVATECLSKNTEENLLSLKNSLNDCSNQVILAKASQEHHLSEETKCSASLFSSQCSELEDLTANTNTQDPFLIGSSKQMRHQSESQGVGLSDKELVSDDEERGTGLEENNQEEQSMDSNLGEAASGCESETSVSEDCSGLSSQSDILTTQQRDTMQHNLIKLQQEMAELEAVLEQHGSQPSNSYPSIISDSSALEDLRNPEQSTSEKAVLTSQKSSEYPISQNPEGLSADKFEVSADSSTSKNKEPGVERSSPSKCPSLDDRWYMHSCSGSLQNRNYPSQEELIKVVDVEEQQLEESGPHDLTETSYLPRQDLEGTPYLESGISLFSDDPESDPSEDRAPESARVGNIPSSTSALKVPQLKVAESAQSPAAAHTTDTAGYNAMEESVSREKPELTASTERVNKRMSMVVSGLTPEEFMLVYKFARKHHITLTNLITEETTHVVMKTDAEFVCERTLKYFLGIAGGKWVVSYFWVTQSIKERKMLNEHDFEVRGDVVNGRNHQGPKRARESQDRKIFRGLEICCYGPFTNMPTDQLEWMVQLCGASVVKELSSFTLGTGVHPIVVVQPDAWTEDNGFHAIGQMCEAPVVTREWVLDSVALYQCQELDTYLIPQIPHSHY comes from the exons CAGGAAACCAGTCTCAGTGTCCAACTCTCTAACCTTGGAACTGTGAGAACTCTGAGGACAAAGCAGCGGATACAACCTCAAAAGACGTCTGTCTACATTGAATTGG GATCTGATTCTTCTGAAGATACCGTTAATAAGGCAACTTATTGCAG TGTGGGAGATCAAGAATTGTTACAAATCACCCCTCAAGGAACCAGGGATGAAATCAGTTTGGATTCTGCAAAAAAGG cTGCTTGTGAATTTTCTGAGACGGATGTAACAAATACTGAACATCATCAACCCAGTAATAATGATTTGAACACCACTGAGAAGCGTGCAGCTGAGAGGCATCCAGAAAAGTATCAGGGTAGTTCTGTTTCAAACTTGCATGTGGAGCCATGTGGCACAAATACTCATGCCAGCTCATTACAGCATGAGAACAGCAGTTTATTACTCACTAAAGACAGAATGAATGTAGAAAAGGCTGAATTCTGTAATAAAAGCAAACAGCCTGGCTTAGCAAGGAGCCAACATAACAGATGGGCTGGAAGTAAGGAAACATGTAATGATAGGCGGACTCCCAGCACAGAAAAAAAGGTAGATCTGAATGCTGATCCCCTGTGTGAGAGAAAAGAATGGAATAAGCAGAAACTGCCATGCTCAGAGAATCCTAGAGATACTGAAGATGTTCCTTGGATAACACTAAATAGCAGCATTCAGAAAGTTAATGAGTGGTTTTCCAGAAGTGATGAACTGTTAGGTTCTGATGACTCACATGATGGGGAGTCTGAATCAAATGCCAAAGTAGCTGATGTATTGGACGTTCTAAATGAGGTAGATGAATATTCTGGTTCTTCAGAGAAAATAGACTTACTGGCCAGTGATCCTCATGAGGCTTTAATATGTAAAAGTGAAAGAGTTCACTCCAAATCAGTAGAGAGTAATATTGAAgacaaaatatttgggaaaacctATCGGAAGAAGGCAAGCCTCCCCAACTTAAGCCATGTAACTGAAAATCTAATTATAGGAGCATTTGTTACTGAGCCACAGATAATACAAGAGCGTCCCCTCACAAATAAATTAAAGCGTAAAAGGAGACCTACATCAGGCCTTCATCCTGAGGATTTTATCAAGAAAGCAGATTTGGCAGTTCAAAAGACTCCTGAAATGATAAATCAGGGAACTAACCAAACGGAGCAGAATGGTCAAGTGATGAATATTACTAATAGTGGTCatgagaataaaacaaaaggtGATTCTATTCAGAATGAGAAAAATCCTAACCCAATAGAATCACTCGAAAAAGAATCTGCTTTCAAAACGAAAGCTGAACCTATAAGCAGCAGTATAAGCAATATGGAACTCGAATTAAATATCCACAATTCAAAAGCACCTAAAAAgaataggctgaggaggaagtctTCTACCAGGCATATTCATGCGCTTGAACTAGTAGTCAGTAGAAATCTAAGCCCACCTAATTGTACTGAATTGCAAATTGATAGTTGTTCTAGCAgtgaagagataaagaaaaaaaagtacaaccaAATGCCAGTCAGGCACAGCAGAAACCTACAACTCATGGAAGGTAAAGAACCTGCAACTGGAGCCAAGAAGAGTAACAAGCCAAATGAACAGACAAGTAAAAGACATGACAGCGATACTTTCCCAGAGCTGAAGTTAACAAATGCACCTGGTTCTTTTACTAAGTGTTCAAATACCAGTGAACTTAAAGAATTTGTCAATCCTAGCCttccaagagaagaaaaagaagagaaactagAAACAGTTAAAGTGTCTAATAATGCTGAAGACCCCaaagatctcatgttaagtggaGAAAGGGTTTTGCAAACTGAAAGATCTGTAGAGAGTAGCAGTATTTCATTGGTACCTGGTACTGATTATGGCACTCAGGAAAGTATCTCGTTACTGGAAGTTAGCACTCTAGGGAAGGCAAAAACAGAACCAAATAAATGTGTGAGTCAGTGTGCAGCATTTGAAAACCCCAAGGGACTAATTCATGGTTGTTCCAAAGATAATAGAAATGACACAGAAGGCTTTAAGTATCCATTGGGACATGAAGTTAACCACAGTCGGGAAACAAGCATAGAAATGGAAGAAAGTGAACTTGATGCTCAGTATTTGCAGAATACATTCAAGGTTTCAAAGCGCCAGTCATTTGCTCCGTTTTCAAATCCAGGAAATGCAGAAGAGGAATGTGCAACATTCTCTGCCCACTCTGGGTCCTTAAAGAAACAAAGTCCAAAAGTCACTTTTGAATgtgaacaaaaggaagaaaatcaaggaaagaaTGAGTCTAATATCAAGCCTGTACAGACAGTTAATATCACTGCAGGCTTTCCTGTGGTTGGTCAGAAAGATAAGCCAGTTGATAATGCCAAATGTAGTATCAAAGGAGGCTCTAGGTTTTGTCTATCATCTCAGTTCAGAGGCAACGAAACTGGACTCATTACTCCAAATAAACATGGACTTTTACAAAACCCATATCGTATACCACCACTTTTTCCCATCAAGTCATTTGTTAAAACTAAATGTAAGAAAAATCTGCTAGAGGAAAACTTTGAGGAACATTCAATGTCACCTGAAAGAGAAATGGGAAATGAGAACATTCCAAGTACAGTGAGCACAATTAGCCGTAATAACattagagaaaatgtttttaaagaagccAGCTCAAGCAATATTAATGAAGTAGGTTCCAGTACTAATGAAGTGGGCTCCAGTATTAATGAAATAGGTTCCAGTGATGAAAACATTCAAGCAGAACTAGGTAGAAACAGAGGGCCAAAATTGAATGCTATGCTTAGATTAGGGGTTTTGCAACCTGAGGTCTATAAACAAAGTCTTCCTGGAAGTAATTGTAAGCATcctgaaataaaaaagcaagaatatgAAGAAGTAGTTCAGACTGTTAATACAGATTTCTCTCCATATCTGATTTCAGATAACTTAGAACAGCCTATGGGAAGTAGTCATGCATCTCAGGTTTGTTCTGAGACACCTGATGACCTGTTAGATGATGGTGAAATAAAGGAAGATACTAGTTTTGCTGAAAATGACATTAAGGAAAGTTCTGCTGTTTTTAGCAAAAGCGTCCAGAAAGGAGAGCTTAGCAGGAGTCCTAGCCCTTTCACCCATACACATTTGGCTCAGGGTTACCGAAGAGGGGCCAAGAAATTAGAGTCCTCAGAAGAGAACTTATCTAGTGAGGATGAAGAGCTTCCCTGcttccaacacttgttatttggTAAAGTAAACAATATACCTTCTCAGTCTACTAGGCATAGCACCGTTGCTACCGAGTGTCTGTCTAAGAACACAGAGGAGAATTTATTATCATTGAAGAATAGCTTAAATGACTGCAGTAACCAGGTAATATTGGCAAAGGCATCTCAGGAACATCACCTTAGTGAGGAAACAAAATGTTCTGCTAGCTTGTTTTCTTCACAGTGCAGTGAATTGGAAGACTTGACTGCAAATACAAACACCCAGGATCCTTTCTTGATTGGTTCTTCCAAACAAATGAGGCATCAGTCTGAAAGCCAGGGAGTTGGTCTGAGTGACAAGGAATTGGTTTCAGATGATGAAGAAAGAGGAACGGGCTTggaagaaaataatcaagaagAGCAAAGCATGGATTCAAACTTAG gTGAAGCAGCATCTGGGTGTGAGAGTGAAACAAGCGTCTCTGAAGACTGCTCAGGGCTATCCTCTCAGAGTGACATTTTAACCACTCAG CAGAGGGATACCATGCAACATAACCTGATAAAGCTCCAGCAGGAAATGGCTGAACTAGAAGCTGTGTTAGAACAGCATGGGAGCCAGCCTTCTAACAGCTACCCTTCCATCATAAGTGACTCTTCTGCCCTTGAGGACCTGCGAAATCCAGAACAAAGCACATCAGAAAAAG CAGTATTAACTTCACAGAAAAGTAGTGAATACCCTATAAGCCAGAATCCAGAAGGCCTTTCTGCTGACAAGTTTGAGGTGTCTGCAGATAGTTCTACCAGTAAAAATAAAGAACCAGGAGTGGAAAG GTCATCCCCTTCTAAATGCCCATCATTAGATGATAGGTGGTACATGCACAGTTGCTCTGGGAGTCTTCAGAATAGAAACTACCCATCTCAAGAGGAGCTCATTAAGGTTGTTGATGTGGAGGAGCAACAGCTGGAAGAGTCTGGGCCACACGATTTGACGGAAACATCTTACTTGCCAAGGCAAGATCTAG AGGGAACCCCTTACCTGGAATCTGGAATCAGCCTCTTCTCTGATGACCCTGAATCTGATCCTTCTGAAGACAGAGCCCCAGAGTCAGCTCGTGTTGGCAACATACCATCTTCAACCTCTGCATTGAAAGTTCCCCAATTGAAAGTTGCAGAATCTGCCCAGAGTCCAGCTGCTGCTCATACTACTGATACTGCTGGGTATAATGCAATGGAAGAAAGTGTgagcagggagaagccagaaTTGACAGCTTCAACAGAAAGGGTCAACAAAAGAATGTCCATGGTGGTGTCTGGCCTGACCCCAGAAGAATTT ATGCTCGTGTACAAGTTTGCCAGAAAACACCACATCACTTTAACTAATCTAATTACTGAAGAGACTACTCATGTTGTTATGAAAACAG ATGCTGAGTTTGTGTGTGAACGGACACTGAAATATTTTCTAGGAATTGCGGGAGGAAAATGGGTAGTTAGCTATTTCT GGGTGACCCAgtctattaaagaaagaaaaatgctgaatGAG
- the BRCA1 gene encoding breast cancer type 1 susceptibility protein isoform 69 (isoform 69 is encoded by transcript variant 210), whose amino-acid sequence MLKLLNQKKGPSQCPLCKNDITKRSLQESTRFSQLVEELLKIICAFQLDTGLEYANSYNFAKKENNSPEHLKDEVSIIQSMGYRNRAKRLLQSEPENPSLETSLSVQLSNLGTVRTLRTKQRIQPQKTSVYIELGSDSSEDTVNKATYCSVGDQELLQITPQGTRDEISLDSAKKAACEFSETDVTNTEHHQPSNNDLNTTEKRAAERHPEKYQGSSVSNLHVEPCGTNTHASSLQHENSSLLLTKDRMNVEKAEFCNKSKQPGLARSQHNRWAGSKETCNDRRTPSTEKKVDLNADPLCERKEWNKQKLPCSENPRDTEDVPWITLNSSIQKVNEWFSRSDELLGSDDSHDGESESNAKVADVLDVLNEVDEYSGSSEKIDLLASDPHEALICKSERVHSKSVESNIEDKIFGKTYRKKASLPNLSHVTENLIIGAFVTEPQIIQERPLTNKLKRKRRPTSGLHPEDFIKKADLAVQKTPEMINQGTNQTEQNGQVMNITNSGHENKTKGDSIQNEKNPNPIESLEKESAFKTKAEPISSSISNMELELNIHNSKAPKKNRLRRKSSTRHIHALELVVSRNLSPPNCTELQIDSCSSSEEIKKKKYNQMPVRHSRNLQLMEGKEPATGAKKSNKPNEQTSKRHDSDTFPELKLTNAPGSFTKCSNTSELKEFVNPSLPREEKEEKLETVKVSNNAEDPKDLMLSGERVLQTERSVESSSISLVPGTDYGTQESISLLEVSTLGKAKTEPNKCVSQCAAFENPKGLIHGCSKDNRNDTEGFKYPLGHEVNHSRETSIEMEESELDAQYLQNTFKVSKRQSFAPFSNPGNAEEECATFSAHSGSLKKQSPKVTFECEQKEENQGKNESNIKPVQTVNITAGFPVVGQKDKPVDNAKCSIKGGSRFCLSSQFRGNETGLITPNKHGLLQNPYRIPPLFPIKSFVKTKCKKNLLEENFEEHSMSPEREMGNENIPSTVSTISRNNIRENVFKEASSSNINEVGSSTNEVGSSINEIGSSDENIQAELGRNRGPKLNAMLRLGVLQPEVYKQSLPGSNCKHPEIKKQEYEEVVQTVNTDFSPYLISDNLEQPMGSSHASQVCSETPDDLLDDGEIKEDTSFAENDIKESSAVFSKSVQKGELSRSPSPFTHTHLAQGYRRGAKKLESSEENLSSEDEELPCFQHLLFGKVNNIPSQSTRHSTVATECLSKNTEENLLSLKNSLNDCSNQVILAKASQEHHLSEETKCSASLFSSQCSELEDLTANTNTQDPFLIGSSKQMRHQSESQGVGLSDKELVSDDEERGTGLEENNQEEQSMDSNLGEAASGCESETSVSEDCSGLSSQSDILTTQQRDTMQHNLIKLQQEMAELEAVLEQHGSQPSNSYPSIISDSSALEDLRNPEQSTSEKAVLTSQKSSEYPISQNPEGLSADKFEVSADSSTSKNKEPGVERSSPSKCPSLDDRWYMHSCSGSLQNRNYPSQEELIKVVDVEEQQLEESGPHDLTETSYLPRQDLEGTPYLESGISLFSDDPESDPSEDRAPESARVGNIPSSTSALKVPQLKVAESAQSPAAAHTTDTAGYNAMEESVSREKPELTASTERVNKRMSMVVSGLTPEEFMLVYKFARKHHITLTNLITEETTHVVMKTDAEFVCERTLKYFLGIAGGKWVVSYFWVTQSIKERKMLNEHDFEVRGDVVNGRNHQGPKRARESQDRKIFRGLEICCYGPFTNMPTGCPPNCGCAARCLDRGQWLPCNWADV is encoded by the exons GAAACCAGTCTCAGTGTCCAACTCTCTAACCTTGGAACTGTGAGAACTCTGAGGACAAAGCAGCGGATACAACCTCAAAAGACGTCTGTCTACATTGAATTGG GATCTGATTCTTCTGAAGATACCGTTAATAAGGCAACTTATTGCAG TGTGGGAGATCAAGAATTGTTACAAATCACCCCTCAAGGAACCAGGGATGAAATCAGTTTGGATTCTGCAAAAAAGG cTGCTTGTGAATTTTCTGAGACGGATGTAACAAATACTGAACATCATCAACCCAGTAATAATGATTTGAACACCACTGAGAAGCGTGCAGCTGAGAGGCATCCAGAAAAGTATCAGGGTAGTTCTGTTTCAAACTTGCATGTGGAGCCATGTGGCACAAATACTCATGCCAGCTCATTACAGCATGAGAACAGCAGTTTATTACTCACTAAAGACAGAATGAATGTAGAAAAGGCTGAATTCTGTAATAAAAGCAAACAGCCTGGCTTAGCAAGGAGCCAACATAACAGATGGGCTGGAAGTAAGGAAACATGTAATGATAGGCGGACTCCCAGCACAGAAAAAAAGGTAGATCTGAATGCTGATCCCCTGTGTGAGAGAAAAGAATGGAATAAGCAGAAACTGCCATGCTCAGAGAATCCTAGAGATACTGAAGATGTTCCTTGGATAACACTAAATAGCAGCATTCAGAAAGTTAATGAGTGGTTTTCCAGAAGTGATGAACTGTTAGGTTCTGATGACTCACATGATGGGGAGTCTGAATCAAATGCCAAAGTAGCTGATGTATTGGACGTTCTAAATGAGGTAGATGAATATTCTGGTTCTTCAGAGAAAATAGACTTACTGGCCAGTGATCCTCATGAGGCTTTAATATGTAAAAGTGAAAGAGTTCACTCCAAATCAGTAGAGAGTAATATTGAAgacaaaatatttgggaaaacctATCGGAAGAAGGCAAGCCTCCCCAACTTAAGCCATGTAACTGAAAATCTAATTATAGGAGCATTTGTTACTGAGCCACAGATAATACAAGAGCGTCCCCTCACAAATAAATTAAAGCGTAAAAGGAGACCTACATCAGGCCTTCATCCTGAGGATTTTATCAAGAAAGCAGATTTGGCAGTTCAAAAGACTCCTGAAATGATAAATCAGGGAACTAACCAAACGGAGCAGAATGGTCAAGTGATGAATATTACTAATAGTGGTCatgagaataaaacaaaaggtGATTCTATTCAGAATGAGAAAAATCCTAACCCAATAGAATCACTCGAAAAAGAATCTGCTTTCAAAACGAAAGCTGAACCTATAAGCAGCAGTATAAGCAATATGGAACTCGAATTAAATATCCACAATTCAAAAGCACCTAAAAAgaataggctgaggaggaagtctTCTACCAGGCATATTCATGCGCTTGAACTAGTAGTCAGTAGAAATCTAAGCCCACCTAATTGTACTGAATTGCAAATTGATAGTTGTTCTAGCAgtgaagagataaagaaaaaaaagtacaaccaAATGCCAGTCAGGCACAGCAGAAACCTACAACTCATGGAAGGTAAAGAACCTGCAACTGGAGCCAAGAAGAGTAACAAGCCAAATGAACAGACAAGTAAAAGACATGACAGCGATACTTTCCCAGAGCTGAAGTTAACAAATGCACCTGGTTCTTTTACTAAGTGTTCAAATACCAGTGAACTTAAAGAATTTGTCAATCCTAGCCttccaagagaagaaaaagaagagaaactagAAACAGTTAAAGTGTCTAATAATGCTGAAGACCCCaaagatctcatgttaagtggaGAAAGGGTTTTGCAAACTGAAAGATCTGTAGAGAGTAGCAGTATTTCATTGGTACCTGGTACTGATTATGGCACTCAGGAAAGTATCTCGTTACTGGAAGTTAGCACTCTAGGGAAGGCAAAAACAGAACCAAATAAATGTGTGAGTCAGTGTGCAGCATTTGAAAACCCCAAGGGACTAATTCATGGTTGTTCCAAAGATAATAGAAATGACACAGAAGGCTTTAAGTATCCATTGGGACATGAAGTTAACCACAGTCGGGAAACAAGCATAGAAATGGAAGAAAGTGAACTTGATGCTCAGTATTTGCAGAATACATTCAAGGTTTCAAAGCGCCAGTCATTTGCTCCGTTTTCAAATCCAGGAAATGCAGAAGAGGAATGTGCAACATTCTCTGCCCACTCTGGGTCCTTAAAGAAACAAAGTCCAAAAGTCACTTTTGAATgtgaacaaaaggaagaaaatcaaggaaagaaTGAGTCTAATATCAAGCCTGTACAGACAGTTAATATCACTGCAGGCTTTCCTGTGGTTGGTCAGAAAGATAAGCCAGTTGATAATGCCAAATGTAGTATCAAAGGAGGCTCTAGGTTTTGTCTATCATCTCAGTTCAGAGGCAACGAAACTGGACTCATTACTCCAAATAAACATGGACTTTTACAAAACCCATATCGTATACCACCACTTTTTCCCATCAAGTCATTTGTTAAAACTAAATGTAAGAAAAATCTGCTAGAGGAAAACTTTGAGGAACATTCAATGTCACCTGAAAGAGAAATGGGAAATGAGAACATTCCAAGTACAGTGAGCACAATTAGCCGTAATAACattagagaaaatgtttttaaagaagccAGCTCAAGCAATATTAATGAAGTAGGTTCCAGTACTAATGAAGTGGGCTCCAGTATTAATGAAATAGGTTCCAGTGATGAAAACATTCAAGCAGAACTAGGTAGAAACAGAGGGCCAAAATTGAATGCTATGCTTAGATTAGGGGTTTTGCAACCTGAGGTCTATAAACAAAGTCTTCCTGGAAGTAATTGTAAGCATcctgaaataaaaaagcaagaatatgAAGAAGTAGTTCAGACTGTTAATACAGATTTCTCTCCATATCTGATTTCAGATAACTTAGAACAGCCTATGGGAAGTAGTCATGCATCTCAGGTTTGTTCTGAGACACCTGATGACCTGTTAGATGATGGTGAAATAAAGGAAGATACTAGTTTTGCTGAAAATGACATTAAGGAAAGTTCTGCTGTTTTTAGCAAAAGCGTCCAGAAAGGAGAGCTTAGCAGGAGTCCTAGCCCTTTCACCCATACACATTTGGCTCAGGGTTACCGAAGAGGGGCCAAGAAATTAGAGTCCTCAGAAGAGAACTTATCTAGTGAGGATGAAGAGCTTCCCTGcttccaacacttgttatttggTAAAGTAAACAATATACCTTCTCAGTCTACTAGGCATAGCACCGTTGCTACCGAGTGTCTGTCTAAGAACACAGAGGAGAATTTATTATCATTGAAGAATAGCTTAAATGACTGCAGTAACCAGGTAATATTGGCAAAGGCATCTCAGGAACATCACCTTAGTGAGGAAACAAAATGTTCTGCTAGCTTGTTTTCTTCACAGTGCAGTGAATTGGAAGACTTGACTGCAAATACAAACACCCAGGATCCTTTCTTGATTGGTTCTTCCAAACAAATGAGGCATCAGTCTGAAAGCCAGGGAGTTGGTCTGAGTGACAAGGAATTGGTTTCAGATGATGAAGAAAGAGGAACGGGCTTggaagaaaataatcaagaagAGCAAAGCATGGATTCAAACTTAG gTGAAGCAGCATCTGGGTGTGAGAGTGAAACAAGCGTCTCTGAAGACTGCTCAGGGCTATCCTCTCAGAGTGACATTTTAACCACTCAG CAGAGGGATACCATGCAACATAACCTGATAAAGCTCCAGCAGGAAATGGCTGAACTAGAAGCTGTGTTAGAACAGCATGGGAGCCAGCCTTCTAACAGCTACCCTTCCATCATAAGTGACTCTTCTGCCCTTGAGGACCTGCGAAATCCAGAACAAAGCACATCAGAAAAAG CAGTATTAACTTCACAGAAAAGTAGTGAATACCCTATAAGCCAGAATCCAGAAGGCCTTTCTGCTGACAAGTTTGAGGTGTCTGCAGATAGTTCTACCAGTAAAAATAAAGAACCAGGAGTGGAAAG GTCATCCCCTTCTAAATGCCCATCATTAGATGATAGGTGGTACATGCACAGTTGCTCTGGGAGTCTTCAGAATAGAAACTACCCATCTCAAGAGGAGCTCATTAAGGTTGTTGATGTGGAGGAGCAACAGCTGGAAGAGTCTGGGCCACACGATTTGACGGAAACATCTTACTTGCCAAGGCAAGATCTAG AGGGAACCCCTTACCTGGAATCTGGAATCAGCCTCTTCTCTGATGACCCTGAATCTGATCCTTCTGAAGACAGAGCCCCAGAGTCAGCTCGTGTTGGCAACATACCATCTTCAACCTCTGCATTGAAAGTTCCCCAATTGAAAGTTGCAGAATCTGCCCAGAGTCCAGCTGCTGCTCATACTACTGATACTGCTGGGTATAATGCAATGGAAGAAAGTGTgagcagggagaagccagaaTTGACAGCTTCAACAGAAAGGGTCAACAAAAGAATGTCCATGGTGGTGTCTGGCCTGACCCCAGAAGAATTT ATGCTCGTGTACAAGTTTGCCAGAAAACACCACATCACTTTAACTAATCTAATTACTGAAGAGACTACTCATGTTGTTATGAAAACAG ATGCTGAGTTTGTGTGTGAACGGACACTGAAATATTTTCTAGGAATTGCGGGAGGAAAATGGGTAGTTAGCTATTTCT GGGTGACCCAgtctattaaagaaagaaaaatgctgaatGAG